A part of Bacteroidota bacterium genomic DNA contains:
- a CDS encoding DUF1877 family protein, with product MGYFLTLYRLPSHRLEAVVTDDDELVRYDDEFQALEEVEGEMPHQYRSEQIGWLDLGKSGVWRPLKYLLDPVKRELGTWEDYGPPGCVTGAAVSGWHQAKTGFDKPLRYNRSDEVGAIRNALESFDFEMLVRQNKASVVYECDVFPHLYYWPMLIERLEHLREFYRIAADLGQAVLTDQE from the coding sequence ATGGGCTACTTCCTCACGCTATATCGTCTCCCATCGCATCGTCTCGAAGCGGTGGTGACGGACGATGATGAGTTGGTTCGGTATGACGACGAATTTCAAGCGCTGGAGGAAGTAGAGGGAGAAATGCCACACCAGTACAGGTCAGAGCAAATTGGTTGGCTGGATCTGGGAAAGTCTGGGGTGTGGCGTCCGCTCAAGTATCTACTCGATCCAGTCAAACGTGAACTGGGCACGTGGGAGGACTACGGACCGCCAGGTTGCGTGACAGGTGCTGCTGTCTCCGGCTGGCATCAGGCGAAGACAGGATTCGATAAGCCGCTCCGCTACAACCGGTCTGATGAGGTAGGAGCTATTCGGAATGCTCTGGAGTCGTTCGACTTCGAGATGCTAGTTCGTCAAAACAAGGCCAGTGTGGTGTACGAGTGCGATGTGTTTCCTCATCTGTACTACTGGCCGATGCTAATCGAGCGGCTAGAGCACCTCCGCGAGTTCTATCGCATCGCCGCGGATCTAGGACAGGCCGTGCTGACGGATCAGGAGTAG